In one Agrobacterium tumefaciens genomic region, the following are encoded:
- a CDS encoding cytochrome P450, which yields MPGTDLRSPPPDISAAAPVSRFATARVALSLIRNPLNALPPEIFSEPAVFTRLGGTMRVHLADPVLIHEALVKNAHLLGKGEDVRRALGPALGQGLLTADGDHWKWQRQSVAAAFRHEKLLELLPVMIEAAERTERRWRTSPSGDIDIGHEMMRTTFDIIVETMMSGGHGIDIGRVEQSVTDYLKPTGWTFALAMLGAPEWLPQPGRRKARAAVNYLRSSLSTVIANRRQNPADRNDLVSMLLEAKDPETGRMMSDTEITDNLLTFITAGHETTALGLAWTFHLLSQNSDVERKVVEEIAAVTGGNPVAAGHIAELTYTRQVFSEAMRLYPPAPVVTRTALQDFRLGDHDIPAGTVLYVPIYAVHRHTALWDQPERFDPSRFDPEKTRARHRYAYMPFGAGPRVCIGNAFAMMEAVAILAVLLQKAHLENRSAATAEPLMRVTLRPQAPLMMRVTNRKNKSPAV from the coding sequence ATGCCCGGAACCGACCTTCGCAGCCCGCCCCCGGATATATCCGCTGCGGCACCCGTCTCCAGGTTCGCCACAGCACGTGTGGCCCTCTCGCTCATCCGCAATCCGCTGAATGCGTTGCCGCCGGAGATTTTCAGCGAACCGGCGGTCTTCACGCGCCTTGGCGGCACGATGCGTGTCCACCTCGCCGATCCGGTTCTTATCCATGAGGCTCTGGTCAAAAACGCCCATCTGCTCGGCAAGGGTGAGGATGTGCGCCGGGCTCTGGGCCCCGCACTCGGACAGGGCCTTCTGACGGCGGATGGCGATCACTGGAAATGGCAAAGGCAATCCGTCGCCGCCGCCTTCCGGCATGAAAAGCTGCTGGAACTGCTGCCCGTGATGATCGAGGCGGCAGAGCGAACCGAAAGGCGCTGGCGCACATCCCCTTCCGGTGACATCGATATCGGCCATGAAATGATGCGGACTACCTTCGACATCATTGTCGAAACCATGATGTCCGGCGGCCACGGGATCGATATCGGGCGCGTCGAACAAAGCGTCACCGACTATCTGAAACCAACCGGCTGGACCTTTGCGCTCGCCATGCTGGGCGCACCGGAATGGCTTCCCCAGCCCGGCCGGCGCAAGGCCCGGGCCGCTGTCAATTATCTGCGCTCCAGCCTGTCGACGGTGATCGCTAACCGGCGGCAAAACCCCGCCGACCGGAACGATCTGGTCTCCATGTTGCTCGAGGCAAAGGACCCGGAAACCGGACGCATGATGAGCGACACTGAAATCACCGACAATCTGCTGACCTTTATCACCGCCGGTCACGAAACCACCGCGCTCGGTCTCGCATGGACGTTCCACCTGCTGTCGCAAAACAGCGATGTGGAACGGAAAGTCGTCGAGGAGATCGCGGCCGTCACCGGTGGAAATCCAGTCGCGGCAGGGCATATTGCTGAACTGACCTATACGAGACAGGTGTTTTCCGAGGCGATGCGGCTTTACCCGCCTGCCCCGGTTGTCACCCGCACGGCGCTGCAGGACTTCAGGCTCGGCGACCATGATATTCCGGCCGGAACCGTTCTTTATGTACCGATCTATGCCGTGCACCGGCATACGGCGCTATGGGACCAACCGGAACGCTTCGACCCTTCCCGCTTCGATCCGGAAAAAACCAGGGCGCGTCACCGTTACGCCTATATGCCTTTCGGCGCAGGCCCGCGCGTCTGTATCGGCAATGCTTTTGCGATGATGGAAGCCGTCGCGATCCTCGCCGTGCTTTTGCAGAAGGCCCATCTCGAAAACAGATCCGCAGCCACGGCGGAGCCGTTGATGAGGGTGACGTTACGCCCGCAAGCCCCTCTGATGATGCGGGTCACGAACCGCAAAAACAAATCGCCCGCGGTGTGA
- a CDS encoding DUF3126 family protein: MKADEIKKLEAYFKRTFNEKMVVKARPRKDDSAEVYLGEEFLGVVYIDDEDGDRSYNFSMAILDVDL, encoded by the coding sequence GTGAAAGCCGACGAAATCAAAAAACTCGAGGCCTATTTCAAGCGCACCTTCAATGAAAAGATGGTTGTGAAGGCGCGTCCGCGCAAGGACGATTCCGCCGAAGTGTATCTTGGCGAAGAGTTTCTCGGCGTCGTCTACATCGATGACGAAGACGGCGACCGCTCGTACAACTTCTCCATGGCGATCCTCGACGTCGATCTTTGA
- a CDS encoding alpha/beta hydrolase: MNLNTPQFSDFSHDGLRLAYFDEGDPAGEPVLLIHGFASSANVNWVHPGWLKTLGDAGYRVIAIDNRGHGASDKPHDPDAYYPPVMAEDAVALLNHLGIAETHVMGYSMGARISAFLAMAHPERVRSLVFGGLGIGMIEGVGDWDPIAEALLAPSLDVVTHERGRMFRAFADQTKSDRLALAACIETSRVLVTREQAEKIDAPTLIAVGTKDDIAGSGAELAAIMPHARAIDIPGRDHMLAVGDRVFKAAVLEFYRAL; this comes from the coding sequence ATGAATCTCAACACGCCGCAATTTTCCGATTTTTCCCATGACGGCCTTCGCCTTGCCTATTTCGACGAGGGTGATCCGGCGGGCGAGCCGGTTCTGTTGATTCATGGCTTTGCCTCCAGCGCGAACGTCAACTGGGTACATCCCGGCTGGCTGAAAACACTCGGGGATGCGGGCTACCGGGTGATTGCCATCGACAATCGCGGCCATGGCGCAAGCGACAAGCCGCATGATCCAGACGCCTATTATCCGCCTGTCATGGCGGAAGACGCCGTGGCGCTGCTCAATCATCTCGGCATCGCGGAAACCCATGTGATGGGATATTCCATGGGTGCGCGCATTTCCGCCTTTCTGGCCATGGCCCATCCCGAGCGCGTCCGCTCGCTGGTTTTCGGCGGGCTCGGTATAGGCATGATCGAAGGCGTCGGCGACTGGGATCCGATTGCCGAGGCGCTGCTCGCCCCCTCGCTCGATGTCGTCACCCATGAGCGTGGCCGTATGTTCCGTGCCTTTGCCGACCAGACGAAAAGCGACCGGCTGGCGCTGGCCGCCTGTATCGAGACCTCGCGGGTCCTCGTCACGCGCGAACAGGCGGAAAAGATTGATGCGCCGACGCTGATTGCGGTTGGAACGAAGGATGATATTGCCGGATCCGGCGCAGAACTCGCGGCGATCATGCCGCATGCGCGCGCGATCGACATTCCCGGCCGCGACCATATGCTGGCCGTTGGCGACCGGGTGTTCAAGGCTGCGGTTCTGGAATTTTACCGCGCGCTTTGA
- a CDS encoding amino acid ABC transporter substrate-binding protein, with protein sequence MKKAILSAAIGAAVLGGASVASAATLQDVKSKGFVTCGVSAGIPGFSNPDDKGEWSGIDVDYCRGIATAVFGDPSKAKFVALSSKDRFPALQSGEVDVLTRNTTWTISRDTSLGFNFRTVNYYDGQGFIAKKGLNVKSALELSGAAVCVQTGTTTELNLADYFKTNNLQYNPVVFEKEADATSAYDSGRCDVYTTDQSGLYAIRLKLKNPDDNIVLPEVISKEPLGPAVRQGDDQWFDIVTWVHYAMVNAEELGITSKNVDEQKTSANPDIKRLLGTEEGTKIGTDLGVTNDWAYNIVKLVGNYGEVFDRNVGAGSPLKIERGQNALWTKGGLQYAPPVR encoded by the coding sequence ATGAAAAAGGCAATTCTGTCAGCCGCTATCGGCGCAGCAGTTTTGGGAGGAGCCTCGGTCGCTTCGGCTGCGACGCTTCAGGATGTGAAGTCGAAAGGTTTCGTCACCTGCGGCGTGAGCGCGGGCATTCCGGGATTTTCAAATCCCGACGACAAGGGCGAATGGTCCGGTATCGACGTGGACTATTGCCGTGGTATTGCCACTGCGGTTTTCGGTGATCCTTCCAAGGCAAAGTTTGTCGCCCTGTCGAGCAAGGACCGCTTCCCGGCCCTCCAGTCTGGCGAAGTCGACGTTCTGACCCGTAACACCACCTGGACGATCAGCCGCGATACGTCGCTCGGCTTCAACTTCCGTACGGTCAACTATTATGACGGCCAGGGCTTCATTGCCAAGAAGGGCCTGAATGTTAAGTCCGCGCTCGAGCTTTCCGGCGCCGCCGTCTGCGTTCAGACCGGCACGACCACCGAGCTCAATCTCGCCGACTATTTCAAGACCAACAATCTGCAGTACAATCCGGTGGTTTTCGAAAAGGAAGCCGACGCAACCTCTGCCTATGATTCCGGCCGTTGCGACGTCTACACCACCGACCAGTCCGGTCTTTACGCCATCCGTCTCAAGCTGAAGAACCCGGACGACAACATCGTTCTGCCCGAAGTCATTTCCAAGGAGCCGCTTGGACCGGCCGTTCGCCAGGGTGACGACCAGTGGTTCGACATCGTGACCTGGGTTCACTATGCGATGGTCAATGCCGAAGAACTGGGCATCACCTCCAAAAACGTCGATGAACAGAAGACCAGCGCCAACCCGGATATCAAGCGTCTGCTCGGTACCGAAGAAGGCACCAAGATCGGCACCGATCTCGGCGTGACCAACGACTGGGCTTACAACATCGTCAAGCTGGTGGGTAACTACGGCGAAGTCTTCGACCGCAACGTCGGCGCCGGCTCGCCGCTCAAGATCGAGCGTGGCCAGAACGCATTGTGGACCAAGGGCGGCCTGCAATACGCACCGCCGGTCCGTTAA
- a CDS encoding TetR/AcrR family transcriptional regulator, with amino-acid sequence MKKSEGGRSTGRLSPTRQRILAAALELFNERGPDHVTTAEIARAVNINEGNLYYHFRTKEALVLALFALFEADALAIVAKIDGADEGAAATYTGFLRRWFSLVWNYRFLFRDLVGLVSSAPALVEPVRTISAAMRFAVDDIVGRMEKAGLAEIPEGERAAVLTNLWIVSTYWAAYLNLQEGVTEFGPLQLEWGLRQVSSLFRPYLSPAATAELEGMLL; translated from the coding sequence ATGAAGAAAAGCGAGGGTGGACGATCAACGGGGCGTCTTTCCCCTACACGGCAGAGAATTCTTGCTGCTGCTCTCGAGCTGTTTAACGAGCGGGGGCCCGATCATGTGACCACGGCTGAGATCGCAAGGGCGGTGAATATCAACGAGGGCAATCTTTATTACCATTTTCGCACCAAGGAGGCGCTGGTTCTGGCGCTGTTTGCCCTGTTCGAAGCCGATGCGCTGGCGATTGTCGCGAAGATTGACGGCGCGGACGAAGGTGCTGCGGCGACCTACACCGGGTTTTTGCGGCGCTGGTTTTCGCTGGTGTGGAATTACCGCTTCCTGTTTCGCGATCTTGTCGGGCTTGTTTCCTCTGCGCCTGCGCTGGTGGAGCCGGTGCGCACCATCAGCGCGGCCATGCGTTTTGCCGTCGATGATATTGTCGGACGAATGGAGAAAGCAGGACTTGCGGAGATTCCGGAAGGTGAGCGGGCTGCCGTTCTCACAAACCTATGGATCGTCTCGACCTATTGGGCGGCCTATCTTAACCTGCAGGAGGGCGTGACCGAATTCGGGCCGCTGCAACTGGAATGGGGGCTTCGGCAAGTGTCGAGCCTGTTCCGCCCCTATCTTTCCCCGGCTGCCACGGCCGAGCTGGAAGGGATGCTGCTGTAG
- a CDS encoding zinc-finger domain-containing protein — MAGHSIPHFQNDGGHSVIEIGVKEFMCTGASVPYDHPHIFIDMGDDNEKVCSYCSTLYRYNPSLKAEQTNPPGCVFHVKAA, encoded by the coding sequence ATGGCCGGGCATTCCATTCCCCACTTCCAGAACGATGGCGGACACAGCGTAATCGAGATCGGCGTCAAGGAATTCATGTGCACCGGCGCTTCGGTGCCCTACGATCATCCGCATATCTTCATCGATATGGGCGACGACAACGAGAAGGTCTGTTCCTACTGCTCTACCCTTTACCGTTACAATCCGTCGCTGAAGGCCGAACAGACCAATCCTCCGGGCTGCGTCTTCCATGTGAAGGCCGCCTGA
- a CDS encoding serine acetyltransferase — MAKPGNPIFRDIEAWSEKLLGTSSTQRGDLMLDAVRLLTGTAEFRNLFYYRLPRAHFFKFLARPESTLHIHTPDIGPGLFIQHGFATIISAESIGANCWINQQVSIGYTSSTGAPRIGDNVTINAGAKVLGDIVVGDNAKVGANAVVIKNVPADCTVVGVPARIVRRAGLRVDEAL; from the coding sequence ATGGCGAAACCGGGGAACCCGATCTTCAGAGACATCGAGGCGTGGAGCGAAAAGCTTCTCGGGACGTCATCGACGCAACGCGGCGACCTCATGCTTGATGCGGTGAGATTGCTGACCGGCACCGCCGAGTTTCGCAACCTTTTTTATTATCGGTTGCCGAGGGCGCATTTTTTCAAGTTCCTGGCACGCCCGGAAAGTACGCTGCACATCCACACGCCCGATATCGGCCCCGGCCTGTTCATTCAGCATGGATTTGCAACGATCATATCGGCCGAGTCGATCGGCGCCAATTGCTGGATAAATCAGCAGGTCAGTATCGGTTACACCAGCTCGACGGGCGCGCCCAGAATTGGTGACAACGTTACGATAAATGCCGGCGCCAAGGTGCTTGGGGATATCGTCGTGGGTGACAATGCAAAAGTCGGGGCCAATGCGGTTGTCATCAAGAATGTTCCCGCCGACTGTACCGTCGTGGGCGTTCCCGCGCGAATTGTCAGACGCGCGGGACTGAGGGTGGATGAGGCGCTGTGA
- a CDS encoding cystathionine beta-lyase, translating to MTKTNDLRSTAGMNTRLAHGGNDPADCFGFVNPPIVRGSTVLFPDAETLSTENQKYTYGTHGTPTTDALCNLVNELEGSFGTILVPSGLAAITVPFLAYLGAGDHALIVDSVYFPTRRFCNTMLKKLGVEVEYYDPSIGAGIEALIRPNTKLVHLEAPGSNTLEIQDVRLIAEIAHRHDCVVTMDNTWATPLYFKPLDFGVDVSIHAATKYPSGHSDVLMGFVSANEKHWKALYQANTNLGICVTSDDAYQILRGMRTMGVRLEHHQKSALDIAQWLERRDDVVRVLHPALPSFAGHDLWKRDFKGASGVFSFVLKAEEGKYKQTAAAFLNALTFFGLGYSWGGYESLAVSVSLVDRTIAKGPTEGPVIRLQIGLEDIVDLKKDLEAGFAAAAGV from the coding sequence ATGACCAAGACAAATGACCTGCGTTCCACCGCAGGTATGAATACGCGCCTGGCCCATGGCGGTAACGATCCCGCGGACTGTTTCGGTTTCGTCAATCCTCCCATCGTGCGCGGCTCGACCGTGCTTTTCCCCGACGCCGAGACGCTTTCGACTGAGAACCAGAAATATACCTATGGCACCCACGGAACGCCGACGACGGATGCGCTTTGCAATCTCGTCAATGAGCTCGAGGGTTCTTTCGGAACGATTCTCGTGCCGTCGGGGCTTGCAGCGATCACCGTGCCGTTCCTTGCCTATCTCGGTGCGGGCGATCATGCGCTGATCGTCGATTCGGTCTATTTTCCCACGCGCCGCTTCTGCAATACGATGCTGAAGAAGCTCGGCGTTGAGGTTGAGTATTACGATCCGTCGATCGGTGCAGGCATTGAAGCGCTCATCCGCCCGAATACGAAGCTTGTGCATCTGGAAGCGCCGGGCTCAAACACGCTGGAGATTCAGGATGTCCGGCTGATCGCCGAGATCGCCCACAGGCATGATTGCGTCGTGACGATGGATAATACCTGGGCGACACCGCTTTATTTCAAGCCGCTCGATTTTGGCGTCGATGTTTCCATTCATGCCGCCACCAAATATCCCTCCGGGCATTCGGATGTGCTGATGGGGTTTGTCTCGGCCAATGAAAAGCACTGGAAGGCGCTTTATCAGGCGAATACCAATCTCGGCATCTGCGTCACGTCTGACGATGCCTACCAGATCCTGCGTGGCATGCGGACCATGGGCGTCAGGCTGGAACACCATCAGAAAAGTGCACTCGATATCGCTCAATGGCTGGAACGCCGCGACGATGTCGTGCGCGTTCTGCATCCGGCCTTGCCGAGCTTTGCCGGGCATGACCTCTGGAAGCGCGATTTCAAGGGCGCAAGCGGCGTGTTCTCCTTCGTGCTGAAAGCTGAAGAGGGAAAATACAAGCAGACGGCGGCAGCATTCTTGAATGCGCTGACCTTCTTCGGGCTTGGCTATTCCTGGGGCGGATACGAATCGCTTGCCGTTTCGGTATCGCTTGTCGACAGGACCATCGCCAAAGGTCCTACGGAAGGGCCGGTCATCCGTCTGCAGATCGGGCTTGAGGATATTGTCGATCTCAAGAAGGATCTTGAGGCCGGGTTTGCGGCGGCGGCCGGGGTCTAA
- the cysE gene encoding serine O-acetyltransferase has product MVARTEARQPEQLAIVDPIWGSLLHEARSAAAQDPLLSAFLYSTILNHRSLEECVIYRICELLDHPDMQAVLLRQTFQDMLDDWPEWGSVLRVDIQAVYDRDPACTRFMEPLLYFKGFQAIQTHRLAHWLLAKGRRDFAFYLQSRSSSIFQTDINPAARIGKGIFLDHATGLVVGETAVIGDNVSILHGVTLGGTGKEGADRHPKIGNGVMIGAGAKILGNIEIGSCSRIAAGSVVLKPVPPKTTVAGVPARVVGEAGCSEPSRLMDQVIGADI; this is encoded by the coding sequence ATGGTCGCACGTACCGAGGCCCGTCAGCCCGAACAGCTGGCGATCGTCGATCCGATCTGGGGCAGCCTGCTGCATGAAGCGCGTAGCGCCGCAGCTCAGGACCCGCTGCTTTCAGCCTTCCTTTATTCGACGATCCTCAATCACCGGTCTCTCGAAGAATGTGTGATCTATCGCATCTGCGAACTCCTCGATCATCCCGATATGCAGGCCGTGCTTCTGCGCCAGACGTTTCAGGATATGCTGGATGACTGGCCGGAATGGGGAAGCGTACTGCGCGTCGACATCCAGGCGGTTTACGATCGCGACCCGGCCTGCACGCGCTTCATGGAGCCGCTGCTCTATTTCAAGGGCTTCCAGGCCATCCAGACGCATCGCCTTGCCCATTGGCTGCTTGCGAAGGGCCGCAGGGATTTCGCCTTTTACCTGCAAAGCCGCTCATCGAGCATCTTCCAGACGGATATCAATCCGGCCGCGCGCATTGGCAAGGGTATCTTCCTCGATCATGCTACGGGGCTGGTGGTCGGTGAAACGGCTGTCATCGGTGACAATGTTTCCATCCTGCACGGCGTGACGCTTGGCGGCACCGGCAAGGAGGGGGCGGACCGCCATCCGAAGATCGGCAACGGTGTGATGATCGGGGCAGGCGCAAAAATCCTCGGCAATATCGAGATCGGCAGCTGCTCGCGGATTGCCGCCGGTTCGGTGGTGTTGAAACCGGTCCCGCCGAAGACCACCGTGGCCGGCGTGCCGGCGCGCGTGGTAGGAGAAGCAGGGTGTTCGGAACCCTCGCGTCTAATGGACCAGGTTATCGGAGCCGATATCTGA
- a CDS encoding amino acid ABC transporter permease, whose translation MAGNAVSSQRSRAQSASSLINDPRIRGIFYQVLTVVILTAFVWIIVTNTITNLQRANISSGFGFLNGRAGFDIGQSLIAYTSDATYGRALLVGILNTIQVAFFGIIAASIIGFIVGIARLSSNWLISKLAQAYVEIFRNIPPLLVIFFWYKGVISVLPQARDSLELPLGSYLNNRGFFFPKPLWGEGTWLIPLAFLVAIVISVFVYRWAKARQERTGQQFRTGITITLLVIGLPAATFLALGAPLTFDYPIAGRFNLSGGAVVAPEFMSLFLALSFYTASFIAEIVRGGIKAVAKGQTEAAEALGLRQSTTTRLIVVPQAMRIIIPPLTSQYLNLTKNSSLAVAVGFADIVSVGGTILNQTGQAVEVVAIWLVIYLSLSILTAVVMNWFNAKMALVER comes from the coding sequence ATGGCAGGCAACGCGGTCAGTTCGCAACGATCGCGCGCGCAAAGCGCGTCGTCACTTATCAACGATCCACGCATTCGAGGCATTTTCTATCAGGTTCTGACAGTCGTCATCCTGACCGCCTTCGTCTGGATCATCGTGACGAACACGATCACCAATCTTCAACGGGCAAACATTTCATCCGGCTTCGGCTTCCTCAATGGAAGAGCCGGTTTCGATATCGGCCAGTCGCTCATCGCCTATACCAGCGACGCGACCTATGGCCGGGCGCTGCTCGTTGGCATTCTCAACACGATCCAGGTCGCATTTTTCGGCATCATCGCCGCCTCGATCATCGGTTTCATCGTCGGTATCGCGAGACTTTCCAGTAACTGGCTGATCTCGAAGCTGGCGCAGGCCTATGTGGAAATCTTCCGCAACATCCCGCCCCTGCTCGTTATCTTCTTCTGGTACAAGGGCGTTATTTCCGTCCTGCCGCAGGCGCGCGATTCGCTGGAGCTTCCGCTTGGAAGCTACCTCAACAATCGCGGCTTCTTCTTTCCGAAACCCCTCTGGGGCGAAGGCACCTGGCTTATTCCGCTCGCCTTTCTGGTCGCCATCGTCATCAGCGTCTTCGTTTATCGCTGGGCGAAGGCCAGGCAGGAAAGAACCGGCCAGCAGTTCCGCACCGGAATAACGATAACGCTTCTCGTCATCGGCCTCCCCGCCGCGACATTTCTGGCGCTCGGCGCACCACTGACATTCGACTACCCGATTGCCGGGCGTTTCAACCTGTCAGGTGGCGCGGTCGTCGCCCCGGAATTCATGTCGCTGTTTCTGGCTCTCTCCTTCTACACAGCCTCCTTCATCGCCGAGATCGTTCGCGGCGGCATCAAGGCCGTGGCTAAGGGCCAGACCGAGGCAGCGGAAGCATTGGGCCTTCGCCAGAGCACGACGACGCGTCTGATCGTCGTTCCGCAGGCGATGCGCATCATCATTCCGCCGCTGACAAGCCAATATCTCAACCTGACCAAAAACTCCTCGCTCGCGGTCGCGGTCGGTTTCGCCGACATCGTTTCCGTTGGCGGCACGATCCTCAACCAGACGGGACAGGCAGTCGAAGTTGTTGCGATCTGGCTGGTCATCTATCTCTCGCTGTCCATTCTCACGGCCGTGGTCATGAACTGGTTCAATGCGAAAATGGCCCTGGTGGAGAGATAA
- the fdhA gene encoding formaldehyde dehydrogenase, glutathione-independent: MSRNRGVVYLKPGQVEVRDIDDPKLEAPDGRRIEHGVILKVISTNICGSDQHMVRGRTTAMPGLVLGHEITGEVIEKGVDVEMLDIGDIVSVPFNVACGRCRCCKSQDTGVCLTVNPSRAGGAYGYVDMGGWIGGQARYVTIPYADFNLLKFPDRDRAMSKIRDLTMLSDILPTGFHGAVKAGVGVGSTVYVAGAGPVGLAAAASARILGAAVVMIGDFNKDRLAHAAKVGFEPVDLSKGDRLGDMIAQIVGTNEVDSAIDAVGFEARGHSGGEQPAIVLNQMMEITRAAGSIGIPGLYVTEDPGAVDAAAKQGSLSLRFGLGWAKAQSFHTGQTPVLKYNRQLMQAILHDRLPIADIVNAKIIALDDAVQGYESFDQGAATKFVLDPHGDLLKAA; this comes from the coding sequence ATGAGCAGGAACAGAGGCGTCGTTTATCTGAAGCCGGGCCAGGTTGAAGTCCGCGACATCGACGACCCGAAGCTGGAGGCGCCGGATGGCCGCCGCATCGAGCACGGCGTCATTCTCAAAGTTATTTCCACGAATATCTGCGGTTCCGACCAGCATATGGTGCGCGGCCGCACCACGGCGATGCCGGGTCTCGTTCTCGGCCACGAAATCACCGGCGAAGTCATTGAAAAAGGCGTCGATGTCGAAATGCTTGATATCGGCGACATCGTCTCGGTGCCCTTCAACGTCGCCTGCGGCCGCTGCCGCTGCTGCAAGTCGCAGGATACCGGCGTCTGCCTGACGGTGAACCCGTCTCGCGCCGGCGGCGCTTACGGCTATGTCGATATGGGCGGCTGGATCGGCGGACAGGCGAGATATGTCACCATCCCCTATGCCGACTTCAATCTTCTGAAATTTCCCGACCGTGACAGGGCGATGTCGAAGATCCGCGACCTCACCATGCTGTCCGACATTCTGCCGACCGGCTTCCACGGTGCGGTCAAGGCGGGTGTCGGCGTCGGCTCCACGGTCTATGTCGCAGGCGCCGGCCCGGTCGGTCTTGCCGCCGCCGCCTCTGCCCGCATTCTGGGGGCTGCGGTCGTCATGATCGGCGATTTCAACAAGGATCGCCTTGCGCACGCGGCAAAAGTCGGTTTCGAACCCGTCGATCTCTCCAAGGGGGACCGGCTGGGCGATATGATCGCGCAGATCGTCGGCACCAATGAGGTGGACAGCGCCATCGACGCCGTCGGTTTTGAGGCACGCGGCCATTCCGGCGGTGAACAGCCGGCCATCGTTCTCAACCAGATGATGGAGATCACCCGCGCTGCCGGCTCGATCGGTATCCCCGGCCTCTATGTCACCGAGGATCCCGGCGCGGTCGATGCCGCAGCAAAACAGGGCAGCCTGTCCCTGCGCTTCGGTCTGGGGTGGGCGAAGGCGCAATCCTTCCACACCGGCCAGACGCCGGTTCTGAAGTATAACCGTCAGCTCATGCAGGCCATCCTGCATGACCGTCTGCCCATTGCCGACATCGTCAACGCCAAGATCATAGCGCTCGACGATGCCGTCCAGGGTTATGAAAGCTTCGATCAGGGCGCGGCGACCAAGTTCGTTCTCGACCCGCATGGCGATCTGCTGAAAGCAGCCTGA
- a CDS encoding salicylate hydroxylase — protein sequence MPITSVAIVGAGIAGLTAALSFARHGVSSDIIEQAGELAEVGAGLQLSPNAARILAELGVMPEIEARWTEPVSVELASGKSLATLLSLPMAEMARTRWGAPYGVLHRSTLQRALLDAVTRNPLCRLHLGKRMENATLDGIAATTFRDHDLIVGADGVWSAARFAVPSSPVATFSGNVAWRFTVAAKDVPSAINKSAVTAYLGSGGHIVAYPLKEVGGFNIVAIALGADPGATWRAESSGQQKAMLLAQFRDWSPDIVRLLSSSENPTFWPLYQAGPGRWHNGRDTVLIGDAAHAMMPFAAQGAAMAIEDAFELAGALAGTPLPVAQALAAFEALRLPRIEKARKRASLNRFAYHATGPARLARDFVFSTRPTEAFLKDLDWLYGYRAKG from the coding sequence ATGCCCATCACATCCGTAGCCATTGTCGGTGCCGGCATTGCCGGTCTCACCGCTGCCCTTTCTTTTGCCAGGCATGGCGTCAGCTCCGACATCATCGAACAGGCCGGTGAACTCGCGGAAGTCGGCGCCGGCCTGCAGCTGTCGCCCAATGCCGCCCGCATCCTTGCGGAACTCGGCGTGATGCCGGAGATCGAGGCACGTTGGACGGAGCCTGTCAGCGTCGAACTGGCATCGGGAAAATCGCTTGCCACGCTGTTATCATTGCCAATGGCCGAAATGGCTCGCACACGCTGGGGCGCACCCTACGGCGTCCTTCACCGCTCGACGCTGCAACGCGCGCTTCTTGATGCGGTGACCCGCAATCCGCTCTGCCGCCTGCATCTCGGCAAACGCATGGAAAATGCAACGTTGGATGGGATTGCCGCAACCACGTTTCGTGATCACGACCTGATCGTCGGCGCGGACGGCGTCTGGTCGGCGGCCCGTTTTGCCGTCCCCTCCTCTCCCGTCGCCACTTTTTCCGGCAATGTCGCCTGGCGCTTCACGGTCGCTGCAAAAGATGTGCCTTCCGCCATCAACAAGAGCGCCGTCACCGCCTATCTCGGTTCGGGCGGCCATATAGTTGCCTATCCGCTGAAGGAAGTCGGCGGCTTCAACATCGTCGCCATCGCGCTCGGTGCCGATCCCGGCGCGACATGGCGGGCCGAATCGAGCGGACAGCAGAAAGCGATGCTGCTGGCGCAATTTCGCGACTGGAGCCCGGATATCGTCCGGCTCCTGTCATCGTCGGAAAATCCAACCTTCTGGCCACTCTACCAGGCCGGCCCCGGACGCTGGCACAATGGCCGCGACACGGTGCTGATCGGCGACGCAGCCCATGCGATGATGCCTTTTGCGGCACAGGGGGCGGCGATGGCTATCGAGGATGCCTTTGAACTGGCGGGCGCGCTGGCCGGAACACCCCTGCCCGTGGCACAGGCCCTTGCAGCCTTCGAAGCTTTGCGCCTTCCGCGCATAGAAAAGGCCCGCAAGCGGGCCTCTCTCAATCGTTTCGCCTATCACGCCACAGGCCCGGCTCGCCTTGCCCGGGACTTCGTTTTTTCAACACGTCCCACGGAAGCCTTCCTGAAGGACTTAGACTGGCTTTACGGCTACCGCGCCAAAGGCTGA